A single Chanos chanos chromosome 8, fChaCha1.1, whole genome shotgun sequence DNA region contains:
- the cndp1 gene encoding cytosolic non-specific dipeptidase, with product MSFLPKLTQFVDNHQEEYIEALRQWVAVESDSSDITKRPELHRMMDMTAEKLRLMGGKVELVDIGKQELTNGDVISLPKVVTAQFGNDPSKDTVCVYGHVDVQPAKIEDGWATDPYNLTDINGNLYGRGASDNKAPVLAWIHAVEAYQALNIDLPVNVKFLIEGMEETGSNGLDAMIMAQRETFFSDVDYIVISDCGWLSKRPALTYGTRGNCYFFAEIEGPKQDLHSGVYGGTVIEPMTDLIGILDTLISPSGTILIPGIREAVAPFSDEEWKMYQDIEFDIENYKEKIGISQLMYSNKVDLLAHRWRYPTLSIHGIEGAFSAPGSKTVIPAKVTAKFSIRQVPNMDPAVVKKQVTDYLHSVFAKRKSPNKLKVTMIIGAKPWLADTQHTLYEAGKAAVKRVFNMEPDLIREGGTIPIARTFQDVTGKSIIMLPIGGFDDGLHSQNEKMSR from the exons ATGTCTTTCCTTCCCAAA TTGACTCAGTTTGTAGACAACCATCAAGAGGAATACATAGAG GCTTTGAGGCAGTGGGTTGCTGTGGAAAGTGACTCTAGTGATATAACAAAGAGGCCAGAGTTACACCGTATGATGGACATGACAGCAGAGAAACTGCGTCTTATGGGAGGGAAAGTGGAGCTTGTTGACATTGGAAAACAAGAG CTGACAAATGGTGATGTAATATCTTTGCCAAAAGTTGTAACTGCCCAGTTTGGTAATGATCCCAGTAAAGACACTGTCTGTGTCTACGGTCATGTGGATGTACAGCCGGCCAAGATAGAAGACGGGTGGGCTACAGACCCCTACAACTTGACTGACATTAATG GAAACCTGTACGGCAGAGGAGCATCTGATAATAAGGCTCCAGTGCTGGCTTGGATCCATGCTGTGGAAGCCTACCAAGCTCTTAACATT gacCTGCCCGTTAATGTTAAGTTCTTAATTGAGGGGATGGAGGAGACCGGGTCCAATGGCCTGGATGCCATGATCATGGCTCAGAGAGAAACATTCTTTTCAGATGTGGATTACATTGTCATCTCTGATTGTGGCTGGCTAAGCAAACGCCCTGCACTGACCTATGGAACTAGAGGCAACTGTTACTTCTTTGCAGAG ATAGAGGGGCCTAAGCAGGATTTGCATTCAGGCGTTTATGGGGGTACAGTGATCGAGCCAATGACAGATCTCATTGGCATTTTAG ACACTCTAATTAGCCCAAGTGGAACAATCCTTATCCCAGGGATCAGGGAAGCAGTAGCTCCCTTTTCAGATGAGGAGTGGAAGATGTATCAGGACATTGAGTTTGACATAGAAAATTATAAGGAAAAGATTGGCATCAGCCAACTCATGTACAGCAATAAG GTTGACTTGCTTGCTCATCGATGGCGCTACCCAACTCTGTCTATCCATGGCATAGAGGGTGCTTTCTCTGCTCCAGGCTCAAAGACTGTCATACCTGCTAAGGTCACTGCCAAGTTCTCTATCCGCCAGGTTCCTAACATGGACCCAGCGGTGGTGAAGAAACAG GTGACGGACTACCTGCACTCTGTCTTTGCAAAACGGAAGAGCCCCAATAAACTGAAGGTGACCATGATCATTGGGGCAAAGCCCTGGTTGGCTGACACACAGCATACCTTGTATGAAGCTGGAAAAGCGGCAGTCAAGAGAG TATTTAACATGGAGCCTGACTTGATCCGTGAGGGGGGCACAATCCCTATTGCCAGGACATTCCAGGATGTGACAGGAAAGAGTATAATCATGCTTCCGATTGGTGGCTTTGATGATGGACTGCACTCCCAGAATGAGAAGATGAGCAGGTAA